One Neosynechococcus sphagnicola sy1 DNA window includes the following coding sequences:
- a CDS encoding Ppx/GppA phosphatase family protein, whose protein sequence is MPTGIVGAEVSQSVPPQGKIRGDLKLGFQYQLPPGVLLNLGQPYGIWNQFSMVNVLQNGREPLVSPVMVPPERDRIFAAIDIGTNSIHMVVAHIQPSLPGFTIIDREKTTVRLGDRDKHTGNLKKDAMERALVALKRCQEIARTLNAEQTVAVATSAVREAPNGRDFLQQVAEKLGLHVDLISGPEEARRIYLGVLSGMDFNNQPHIVIDIGGGSTELILGDGHEPQCLTSTKVGAVRLTSELVTTDPISTNEFQYMQAYVRGMLERSVEEIRSHLQPGILPRLVGTSGTVEALATLHAREKLGIVPTPLQGYPISLKDLREVINRLRKLSCAERLALPGMSDRRADIIVAGAVILQEAMTLLGLESLTLCERALREGVVVDWMLAHGLIESRLRFQSSVRQGSVLNIARKYQVNLEHAKRVADFALSLFDQTQKQLHHWGDEERELLWVAAILHNCGHHISHSSHHKHSYYLIRNSELLGYNETEIETIANLARYHRKSCPRKKHENYRNLSSKHHRKVVDQLSGLLRLAVALDRRQIGAIQRVWCQYNPEIPELHLCLQPSLPQDDCALELWSLDYKRQAFESTFAMALRVTLETNAGAVSDHLARNWPS, encoded by the coding sequence TTGGTCAGTCCTGTAATGGTGCCACCTGAACGCGATCGCATCTTTGCTGCCATTGATATTGGCACCAACTCCATTCATATGGTGGTCGCCCATATTCAGCCCTCGCTGCCGGGATTCACGATCATTGATCGGGAAAAGACCACGGTGCGTCTGGGCGATCGCGACAAACACACTGGCAATCTCAAGAAAGATGCCATGGAGCGGGCACTGGTGGCTTTAAAGCGCTGCCAAGAAATTGCCCGCACCCTCAATGCCGAACAAACCGTCGCCGTTGCCACCAGTGCGGTGCGGGAAGCCCCCAATGGTCGCGACTTTCTGCAACAGGTGGCAGAAAAGCTAGGCCTGCATGTAGATCTGATCTCCGGCCCCGAAGAAGCCCGACGCATCTACCTCGGGGTGTTATCAGGGATGGATTTCAACAACCAACCCCACATCGTGATCGACATTGGCGGTGGCTCCACCGAGTTGATTTTGGGGGACGGGCACGAGCCTCAGTGCCTCACCAGCACCAAGGTGGGAGCCGTACGCTTAACATCGGAACTGGTGACGACGGATCCCATCAGCACCAACGAATTCCAGTATATGCAGGCTTATGTGCGGGGGATGCTGGAACGCTCGGTTGAAGAGATTCGCAGCCATCTACAACCGGGCATCCTCCCTCGACTGGTGGGAACCTCTGGCACCGTGGAAGCCCTGGCAACTCTCCATGCCCGCGAAAAACTTGGGATCGTACCGACACCACTCCAAGGCTACCCAATCTCCCTCAAGGATTTGCGGGAAGTGATTAACCGCCTGCGCAAGCTCTCCTGTGCCGAACGACTGGCCTTACCGGGAATGAGCGATCGCCGCGCTGACATTATTGTGGCGGGGGCGGTGATTCTTCAAGAAGCCATGACCCTCTTGGGGCTGGAATCCTTAACCCTATGTGAGCGAGCCTTACGGGAAGGGGTGGTCGTAGACTGGATGTTGGCCCATGGTCTGATTGAGAGCCGTCTGCGCTTCCAAAGCTCTGTTCGCCAAGGCAGTGTGCTGAATATTGCCCGAAAATATCAGGTGAACCTAGAACACGCCAAGCGGGTGGCTGATTTCGCCCTTAGTCTCTTTGACCAGACCCAAAAACAACTCCACCATTGGGGAGATGAAGAACGGGAGTTACTGTGGGTTGCTGCGATTCTGCATAACTGTGGTCATCACATTAGTCACTCCTCCCATCACAAGCACTCCTATTACCTGATCCGCAACAGCGAACTCCTGGGGTACAACGAAACCGAAATCGAAACCATCGCCAACCTGGCGCGCTACCATCGCAAGAGTTGCCCCCGCAAAAAGCACGAGAACTACCGCAATCTCTCCAGCAAGCACCACCGGAAGGTTGTTGATCAACTCAGTGGACTCCTGCGCCTCGCAGTCGCCCTCGATCGGCGGCAAATTGGAGCCATTCAGCGGGTTTGGTGTCAGTACAACCCAGAAATTCCCGAGCTACACCTCTGCCTTCAGCCCAGTCTTCCCCAGGATGACTGCGCCCTAGAACTCTGGAGCTTAGATTACAAACGGCAAGCCTTTGAGTCAACATTTGCCATGGCGCTGCGTGTCACCCTGGAAACCAATGCAGGAGCTGTCAGCGATCATCTTGCCCGTAATTGGCCATCATAA
- the gloA gene encoding lactoylglutathione lyase gives MRLLHTMLRVGNLDASLKFYCEVLGMHLLRQKDYPAGEFTLAFVGYGDEADHSVLELTYNWGQEQYDLGSAYGHIAIGVEDIYATCAAIQARGGKVVRQPGPMQHGSTVIAFVEDPDGYRVELIQTKS, from the coding sequence ATGCGCCTATTACACACTATGCTTCGCGTCGGCAATCTGGATGCCTCACTCAAGTTCTATTGTGAAGTTTTGGGGATGCACCTCTTGCGGCAAAAAGATTACCCCGCTGGGGAATTTACCCTGGCCTTTGTTGGTTATGGCGATGAAGCTGACCATAGCGTTCTGGAGTTAACTTACAACTGGGGTCAAGAGCAGTATGACTTGGGGAGTGCCTACGGTCACATCGCCATTGGGGTCGAGGATATCTATGCCACCTGTGCTGCGATTCAAGCCAGGGGTGGAAAGGTCGTGCGGCAACCGGGGCCGATGCAGCATGGCTCAACCGTCATTGCCTTTGTGGAAGATCCCGATGGCTATCGGGTGGAACTGATCCAAACAAAGTCTTAG
- a CDS encoding NAD(P)H-quinone oxidoreductase subunit H: MAMIETKTEPMVLNMGPHHPSMHGVLRLIVTLDGENVIDCEPVIGYLHRGMEKIAENRTNVMFVPYVSRWDYAEGMFNEAITVNAPEKLADIPVPRRASYIRVIMLELNRIANHLLWLGPFMADVGAQTPFFYIFRERELIYDLWEAATGHRMVNNNYFRIGGVAVDLPYGWVDKCHDFCDYFLPKVDEYERLITNNPIFRRRVEGIGTISREEAINWGLSGPMLRASGVKWDLRKVDHYECYDDFDWDVQWETAGDCLARYLVRIREMRESLKIVRQALAGLPGGPYENLEAKRIAAGPKSEWDGFDYQYISKKVAPTFKIPKGEHYVRCESGKGELGIFIMGDDNVFPWRWKIRAADFNNLQILPQLIRGMKVADIVAILGSIDVIMGSVDR, encoded by the coding sequence ATGGCAATGATTGAGACTAAAACCGAACCCATGGTTCTGAACATGGGGCCTCACCATCCCTCTATGCATGGGGTGTTGCGGTTGATTGTCACCCTGGATGGCGAGAACGTGATTGACTGTGAACCAGTCATTGGCTACTTGCACCGAGGGATGGAAAAAATTGCCGAGAATCGCACTAACGTGATGTTTGTTCCCTATGTGAGTCGCTGGGACTACGCAGAAGGGATGTTTAATGAGGCGATTACGGTCAATGCCCCTGAGAAACTAGCAGACATTCCAGTGCCCCGACGTGCCAGTTACATCCGGGTGATCATGCTGGAACTCAACCGCATTGCCAACCACTTGCTGTGGCTGGGGCCATTCATGGCAGATGTCGGTGCCCAGACTCCCTTCTTTTACATTTTCCGGGAGCGGGAGTTAATCTATGACCTTTGGGAAGCCGCCACGGGGCATCGCATGGTCAACAATAACTATTTCCGCATTGGGGGTGTGGCGGTTGATCTGCCCTACGGATGGGTAGATAAATGTCATGACTTCTGTGACTATTTCTTGCCGAAAGTCGATGAGTACGAGCGCCTGATCACCAATAATCCAATCTTCCGACGGCGCGTCGAGGGCATTGGTACCATCAGTCGGGAAGAGGCCATTAATTGGGGACTGTCTGGCCCGATGCTGCGAGCCTCTGGGGTGAAATGGGATCTGCGCAAAGTTGACCACTACGAATGCTATGACGACTTTGACTGGGACGTGCAGTGGGAAACAGCCGGTGACTGTTTAGCTCGTTATCTTGTCCGAATTCGGGAGATGCGAGAATCCTTGAAAATTGTGCGTCAGGCATTGGCAGGTCTTCCTGGGGGCCCTTACGAGAATCTAGAAGCCAAACGGATCGCAGCTGGCCCGAAGTCAGAATGGGATGGCTTTGATTACCAGTACATCAGCAAGAAGGTCGCCCCCACCTTCAAAATTCCTAAAGGTGAGCACTATGTCCGGTGTGAAAGTGGCAAGGGTGAACTGGGGATTTTTATTATGGGCGATGACAATGTCTTTCCCTGGCGCTGGAAGATTCGGGCTGCTGATTTCAACAACCTGCAAATCTTGCCGCAATTAATCCGGGGGATGAAGGTGGCGGATATTGTGGCAATTTTGGGCAGCATTGATGTGATTATGGGGTCTGTTGATCGATAA